The following coding sequences are from one Thermogemmatispora onikobensis window:
- a CDS encoding winged helix-turn-helix domain-containing protein, which yields LRILMSCPDQVVSRDQLLSSVWNDNENNSNIVDVYIGRLRKKLEPDAAHPRHIISVRRIGYKFVSK from the coding sequence TTGCGCATCCTGATGAGCTGCCCCGATCAAGTGGTCAGCCGCGATCAGCTTCTCTCTTCAGTCTGGAATGATAATGAGAATAATAGTAATATTGTTGATGTTTACATTGGCCGTTTGCGCAAAAAATTAGAGCCGGATGCGGCTCACCCACGCCATATTATTTCTGTGCGCCGTATCGGATATAAGTTTGTCAGTAAGTAA
- a CDS encoding ATP-binding protein: protein MVKSASRRSRVKERAPAGTEVRQVRDVDGVDQPDQLLSEDQARMQGGRAGRKKVVRERHPSEQGGRADMELLADCAGKALAATTDVAFLLDSCFRLRAFNPAAAALLSWEGAATIGQGCAQVLRCRNLDHMPLCGTSGCPLVRVLQGGQPLANEEIILGPETVQGWEASVSVTPIEAVDERYVFFLARDVSALKMANRMREHFVSMVSHELRTPLNSVHGFIELLLRGQMGPLNDTQREYLGYASEALQQLLSLAEDVLFMARSDAGHFEIRLQQVNVEVLSQQVLESLLPLARKAEIVMSKEIELPAPLLHADPQRLKQVLSNLLGNAIKFTPPGGTVVLRARPDPDDPQMALLSVKDTGFGIAPEDQPHVFERFYQATHSMQSRMGGYGLGLTIARLIIEQHGGRIWFETVPNRGTTFYFTLPLYREQTVLEGGRSDNS from the coding sequence GTGGTGAAATCGGCCTCTCGCCGCTCTCGGGTAAAGGAGCGTGCGCCTGCCGGGACCGAAGTCCGGCAGGTACGCGACGTTGACGGCGTTGACCAGCCTGATCAGTTGTTGTCTGAGGATCAAGCACGGATGCAGGGAGGAAGGGCAGGGAGGAAGAAGGTGGTGCGTGAGCGGCATCCGTCCGAGCAGGGGGGGCGGGCGGATATGGAGCTGTTGGCGGACTGTGCCGGGAAGGCGCTGGCGGCCACGACTGATGTCGCCTTTCTTCTAGACAGCTGTTTTCGCCTCCGTGCCTTCAATCCTGCAGCGGCGGCTCTCTTAAGCTGGGAAGGGGCTGCCACCATTGGCCAGGGCTGTGCCCAGGTACTCAGGTGTCGCAACCTGGATCATATGCCGCTCTGTGGCACCTCTGGCTGTCCGCTGGTGCGTGTCTTGCAGGGAGGGCAGCCGCTTGCCAACGAAGAAATCATTCTTGGTCCCGAGACTGTGCAGGGTTGGGAAGCCTCGGTCAGTGTCACTCCTATCGAAGCTGTCGATGAGCGCTATGTCTTCTTCCTGGCGCGCGATGTCTCTGCGCTCAAAATGGCCAATCGCATGCGAGAGCACTTTGTATCGATGGTCTCGCATGAGCTACGTACGCCGCTCAACTCCGTGCATGGGTTTATCGAGCTGCTCTTGCGCGGTCAGATGGGACCTTTGAACGATACCCAGCGTGAATACCTGGGCTACGCCAGCGAGGCTTTGCAGCAACTACTCTCGCTGGCCGAGGATGTCCTCTTCATGGCACGTTCCGATGCTGGCCATTTTGAGATCCGGCTCCAGCAGGTGAACGTTGAGGTCCTCTCTCAACAGGTTCTGGAAAGCTTGTTACCGCTGGCGCGCAAGGCTGAGATCGTCATGAGCAAGGAGATAGAGCTGCCTGCTCCGCTCTTGCATGCTGATCCGCAGCGCCTTAAGCAGGTACTCTCTAATCTGCTGGGGAACGCCATTAAGTTCACCCCACCGGGGGGAACGGTGGTCCTACGCGCCCGTCCTGATCCCGATGATCCTCAGATGGCGCTGCTCTCCGTGAAAGACACTGGCTTTGGTATCGCGCCCGAGGATCAGCCTCATGTCTTTGAGCGCTTCTATCAGGCCACGCACAGTATGCAGTCCCGTATGGGGGGCTATGGGCTGGGGCTGACGATTGCCCGCCTCATCATTGAACAACATGGAGGAAGGATCTGGTTTGAAACGGTCCCGAATCGGGGTAC